In the genome of Bremerella sp. JC817, one region contains:
- a CDS encoding efflux transporter outer membrane subunit, producing the protein MGFAASGCTTSPRQWIANGFKVGPNYCTPVADVAPDWIDANDKRVISDPVDATAWWATSFNDPVLNQLVTEAYSQNLTVQQAVARIMQARALRQIAVGNVFPQQQAVGADYSHNLTTGSGFDRHFSSWRGQFSLAWEIDFWGRYRRAVEAADADLDAEMYNYGDVVVTLVADVASNYIDIRTLQTRLELVKLNVENQRKTYELTEIRFRNGESSEVDVQQAKSSLVQTEALVPQVEITLRQTQNQLCVLLGRPPEDIDAMLGVGTIPDVAPEIVLGIPATTLLQRPDVRRAERDLAAQSALIGVAESELYPHITLSGTVGRSANQFKDLFRAGSGFGSVGPSVDWNILNYGRISGRIEFEDARFQELLAIYRQSVLDANLEAENAIVQFLKSQEQLRLQLEAAEAADETNRLITLQFEEGEEIDFNRVFSVQNTKTQQEVAAAQAKGTVAQGVVSIYRALGGGWPSPYLTQPYPYVPEPVDPPAVPEPVDAPQPNEPLPMIDAVLEQPVDNGTDN; encoded by the coding sequence ATGGGATTCGCCGCCTCGGGATGCACCACGAGTCCGCGACAATGGATCGCCAACGGATTCAAGGTGGGTCCCAACTACTGCACGCCGGTCGCCGATGTCGCCCCTGACTGGATCGATGCCAACGACAAACGAGTGATCAGCGACCCGGTCGACGCCACCGCCTGGTGGGCGACGTCGTTCAACGACCCGGTGCTGAACCAACTGGTGACCGAGGCCTATTCGCAGAACCTGACCGTGCAGCAGGCAGTCGCTCGTATCATGCAGGCCCGCGCCCTGCGTCAGATCGCGGTCGGCAATGTCTTTCCGCAGCAACAAGCGGTGGGTGCCGACTACTCGCATAACCTGACGACGGGAAGTGGTTTCGACCGGCACTTCAGTTCGTGGCGAGGGCAGTTCAGCCTGGCGTGGGAAATCGACTTCTGGGGGCGTTATCGCCGCGCGGTCGAAGCGGCCGACGCCGACCTCGACGCCGAGATGTACAACTATGGCGATGTGGTCGTGACGCTGGTGGCCGATGTGGCTTCGAACTACATCGATATCCGCACGCTGCAAACGCGGTTGGAATTGGTCAAGTTGAATGTTGAGAACCAACGCAAAACCTACGAGCTAACTGAAATTCGTTTCCGCAATGGCGAGTCGAGCGAAGTCGACGTCCAGCAGGCCAAGTCGAGCCTCGTGCAAACCGAGGCCTTGGTGCCCCAAGTTGAAATCACGTTGCGGCAAACGCAAAACCAACTGTGCGTCTTGCTGGGCCGGCCCCCGGAAGACATCGACGCGATGCTCGGCGTCGGTACCATCCCGGATGTCGCCCCGGAAATTGTTCTGGGCATACCTGCCACCACGCTGCTGCAGCGTCCGGACGTTCGACGTGCCGAACGTGACCTGGCCGCACAAAGCGCGTTGATTGGTGTCGCCGAATCGGAACTCTATCCACACATTACTCTGTCAGGAACGGTCGGCCGCAGCGCGAACCAGTTCAAGGACTTGTTCCGCGCTGGGTCGGGTTTCGGATCGGTCGGGCCTTCGGTCGACTGGAACATCTTGAACTATGGCCGCATCAGCGGACGCATCGAGTTCGAGGATGCTCGTTTCCAGGAACTGCTGGCCATCTATCGCCAGTCGGTGCTCGATGCCAACCTGGAAGCCGAAAACGCGATCGTTCAATTCCTCAAATCGCAGGAACAACTTCGTCTGCAGTTGGAAGCCGCCGAGGCCGCCGACGAGACCAACCGGTTGATCACCTTGCAATTCGAGGAAGGGGAGGAAATCGACTTCAACCGAGTCTTTAGTGTTCAAAACACCAAAACCCAGCAAGAAGTTGCGGCCGCCCAGGCAAAAGGTACCGTCGCCCAAGGGGTGGTCTCGATCTATCGAGCCCTGGGTGGAGGCTGGCCGTCGCCTTACTTGACGCAGCCTTATCCTTATGTGCCAGAGCCTGTTGACCCGCCGGCAGTACCGGAACCAGTCGACGCGCCGCAGCCCAATGAGCCGCTGCCGATGATTGATGCTGTACTGGAGCAACCGGTCGATAACGGAACCGATAACTAA
- a CDS encoding AraC family transcriptional regulator translates to MRTFKPHGLKSRELIFQKLPGIAEAEKLFDALDDVLFCVKDRNLQYIGANDAFIRSAGVRSRSELLGRSAFDLFPQELAACYEQQDEEILANGNGLSDRLEMVTRRDGDIGWFVSQKTLVCDNNGEFLAICGISRDLSLTASAPKEKKLDAIAETISLLHENYAQPLRVMELANKAGLSASQFARRVRVMTGLTPRQILTKARVEAAAVALRDTNDALGVIASNCGFYDQASLTRHFKAATGTTPAQYRTTYRHSSRQRH, encoded by the coding sequence ATGCGAACCTTCAAGCCTCACGGGCTGAAATCTCGTGAACTTATATTCCAGAAGCTCCCTGGGATCGCCGAAGCGGAAAAGCTCTTCGACGCGCTCGATGACGTGCTTTTCTGCGTCAAGGATCGCAATCTCCAATACATCGGCGCGAACGACGCATTTATCCGTTCGGCCGGCGTTCGATCGCGATCCGAGCTGCTCGGCAGGTCAGCATTTGATCTCTTTCCCCAGGAATTAGCGGCATGCTACGAGCAGCAGGACGAAGAGATCCTGGCCAACGGCAACGGGCTGAGCGACCGCTTAGAGATGGTTACCCGCCGCGACGGCGACATCGGCTGGTTCGTTTCGCAGAAGACCTTGGTGTGCGATAACAACGGCGAATTCCTCGCGATCTGCGGCATCTCGCGCGACCTGTCCCTCACAGCATCGGCCCCGAAAGAGAAGAAGCTCGACGCGATCGCCGAGACGATTTCGCTGCTGCACGAGAACTATGCCCAACCTTTACGGGTGATGGAACTCGCCAACAAGGCGGGGCTGTCGGCAAGCCAGTTTGCCCGTCGCGTTCGCGTGATGACGGGACTCACACCGCGGCAGATTTTGACGAAGGCCCGAGTCGAAGCCGCAGCGGTCGCCTTACGTGATACGAATGACGCCCTTGGCGTGATCGCTTCGAATTGTGGCTTCTACGACCAGGCCTCGCTGACACGGCATTTCAAAGCGGCGACCGGCACCACGCCGGCCCAATACCGCACGACCTATCGGCATTCGAGCCGTCAACGCCACTAA
- a CDS encoding efflux RND transporter permease subunit, with protein sequence MIRWFATNGIAANFMMLALLVAGVYTAYFRIPLEVSPERTMEYVRIEMTYRGGTAKDVEQAILIPIEEALEGTEGIKNINAHGRQGNGSIWVEAEPGSDLRQLMEDISARIDTITTFPDETERPQISIPDSSNWWEVLSIAVTGHLSPHELREVARQVQEDVITLPGVSRAQVQGDREYEIGVEVDTAKLLAYGLSLQDLTSAIQQFSIDLPAGSIESASGTFIVRTRGQAYSEAEFAAIPIRASNGSDVLLGDVATINDGFEEGEKIVEFNGRPALFVEVLRTGKESAIDISDKVHEYVANARTRFPEGIELFIWDDESVEIRGRLSTLIESMVQGSLLVMLLLGLFLRPGLAFWIVAGIPVGFAGGVLLMPWFGVTANVMSLFGFIIVVGIVVDDAIVTGENVYLKMKEGLPPLEAAIEGTHEVAIPVTFGALTTMVAFIPLMFFEGSWGDFASQVPPIVAPVLFFSLIESKLILPAHLKHLRPIPHDNPITRVQTKIADGLEYFIEHAYQPALVFAVRHRMSVLALFATCMLLMAGYCLSGRMEFVAYPSVEKQRISAELDMPDDTSIETTARYMKRIEDALLQVQREFVDEGTGKSLVLNISKIVGAARIHQSFDKSRGAITFEVLAPSLRSASGPKNSDLSARWNELIGPIPEATEFRIRSDSSISRDRNIDNENLNIELRGPMSPEKAEVARKIKAMLQEYKEFGTVWANINYGQDELELRLKPQAAELDLTQQLLAQQVRQSFFGAEAQRLQRGIDSIRVMVRLPQEQRETLHTLEQMRVRTPRGADVPLSTIAEVVFTQAPSSVERKNGAEILRVGAAPVDAAVDILAIADQLSPKIHELCQEHHLSYQYVGYVAEAEDAQRMTLIGSGLLAFVLYGLLAIALKSMGQPFFVLLAVPFAIIGALLGHIFMDITPSYLSVFGMLALAGVAVNDTLVMVDYVNQKRSEGASLKEAALQAGARRFRPIMLTSVTTFVGLVPLLMDKSLQAQFLIPMAASLAFGVMFATVVTLFLIPCAQLAADDVGQTLGAIKRWYFRPFVSESDDEPNRITSRPRRDGRFSADAMGRS encoded by the coding sequence ATGATTCGCTGGTTTGCCACTAACGGAATTGCCGCCAACTTCATGATGCTTGCGCTGCTGGTCGCAGGCGTCTACACGGCTTACTTTCGCATCCCGCTGGAAGTCTCGCCTGAGCGGACGATGGAATATGTCCGGATCGAAATGACCTATCGTGGTGGTACCGCGAAAGATGTCGAGCAAGCGATCCTGATTCCGATCGAAGAAGCGCTCGAAGGGACCGAAGGGATCAAGAACATCAATGCCCATGGTCGCCAGGGGAACGGCAGCATCTGGGTCGAAGCGGAACCAGGCAGCGACCTGCGGCAGTTGATGGAAGACATCTCGGCCCGCATCGACACCATCACCACTTTCCCCGATGAAACCGAGCGTCCCCAGATCTCGATTCCCGACTCTTCCAACTGGTGGGAAGTGCTGAGCATCGCCGTGACCGGGCACCTTTCCCCGCACGAGCTGCGCGAGGTGGCCCGTCAGGTGCAAGAGGACGTCATCACCTTGCCAGGCGTCAGCCGCGCCCAGGTTCAAGGGGATCGCGAATACGAGATCGGTGTCGAAGTCGATACGGCCAAACTGTTGGCGTACGGCTTGAGCCTGCAAGATTTGACCAGCGCCATTCAGCAGTTCTCGATTGACTTGCCCGCCGGTTCGATCGAAAGCGCCAGCGGAACGTTCATCGTCCGGACGCGCGGTCAGGCCTATTCCGAAGCGGAGTTCGCCGCCATTCCGATCCGCGCGTCGAATGGTTCCGACGTGCTGCTGGGGGACGTGGCAACCATCAACGATGGTTTCGAGGAAGGCGAGAAAATCGTCGAATTCAACGGCCGTCCTGCCCTGTTTGTCGAAGTGCTGCGCACCGGCAAGGAAAGCGCAATCGACATTTCGGACAAGGTGCACGAGTACGTCGCCAACGCGCGGACGCGCTTCCCTGAAGGGATCGAGCTGTTCATCTGGGATGACGAGTCGGTCGAAATCCGCGGCCGGTTGTCGACCCTCATCGAATCGATGGTCCAAGGTAGCCTGCTGGTGATGCTGCTGCTTGGTTTGTTTCTGCGACCAGGCCTGGCGTTCTGGATCGTGGCAGGCATTCCGGTTGGCTTTGCCGGCGGTGTGCTGTTGATGCCCTGGTTCGGCGTGACCGCCAACGTGATGAGCTTGTTCGGGTTCATCATCGTGGTGGGGATCGTGGTCGACGATGCCATCGTCACCGGCGAAAACGTTTACCTGAAAATGAAGGAGGGACTCCCTCCACTCGAAGCGGCCATTGAAGGCACCCACGAAGTCGCCATCCCGGTGACGTTCGGTGCGTTGACGACGATGGTCGCGTTCATACCGTTGATGTTCTTCGAGGGCAGCTGGGGCGATTTCGCCTCGCAGGTTCCTCCGATCGTCGCGCCGGTTCTCTTCTTTTCGTTGATCGAATCGAAGCTGATCTTGCCAGCTCACTTGAAGCATCTCCGGCCGATCCCGCACGATAACCCGATCACCCGGGTGCAAACCAAGATCGCCGACGGTCTGGAATATTTCATCGAGCATGCCTATCAGCCAGCCCTGGTGTTTGCCGTGCGGCATCGTATGTCGGTGCTGGCGTTGTTCGCGACTTGCATGCTGCTGATGGCCGGTTATTGCTTGAGCGGGCGGATGGAGTTCGTCGCGTATCCGTCGGTCGAAAAGCAGCGAATCTCGGCCGAGCTCGATATGCCGGACGATACCTCGATCGAAACGACTGCCCGCTATATGAAGCGGATCGAAGACGCCCTGCTGCAGGTCCAGCGCGAATTCGTCGACGAAGGGACCGGCAAGTCGCTGGTGCTGAATATCTCGAAGATCGTCGGTGCCGCCCGAATCCATCAAAGCTTCGACAAGTCGCGCGGAGCGATCACGTTTGAAGTCCTTGCCCCTTCGCTGCGAAGTGCCAGCGGTCCGAAGAACAGCGATCTCTCGGCACGTTGGAACGAACTGATCGGCCCGATTCCCGAAGCGACCGAGTTCCGCATTCGATCCGATTCCAGCATCAGCCGCGATCGTAACATCGACAACGAGAACCTCAACATCGAACTGCGCGGGCCAATGTCGCCTGAGAAGGCCGAGGTGGCCCGGAAGATCAAAGCGATGCTGCAGGAATACAAAGAGTTCGGCACCGTCTGGGCCAATATCAACTACGGTCAAGACGAGCTGGAACTGCGGTTGAAGCCGCAAGCGGCCGAGCTCGATTTGACGCAGCAGTTGCTCGCCCAGCAAGTGCGGCAGTCGTTCTTCGGGGCGGAAGCCCAGCGGCTGCAGCGCGGCATCGACAGCATCCGCGTGATGGTTCGTCTGCCGCAAGAGCAGCGCGAAACGTTGCACACCCTGGAACAGATGCGCGTCCGCACACCGCGCGGGGCCGACGTTCCGCTGTCGACGATCGCCGAGGTCGTCTTCACCCAGGCCCCTTCTTCGGTCGAACGGAAGAACGGTGCCGAGATCCTCCGCGTCGGTGCCGCTCCGGTCGACGCGGCGGTCGATATCCTGGCGATCGCCGATCAGCTATCCCCCAAGATCCATGAGCTGTGCCAGGAACATCACCTCAGTTATCAATACGTCGGCTATGTCGCCGAAGCGGAAGATGCCCAGCGAATGACGCTGATCGGCTCAGGCCTGTTGGCCTTCGTGCTGTATGGTCTGCTGGCGATCGCGCTCAAGTCGATGGGGCAGCCTTTCTTCGTGCTGCTGGCGGTGCCGTTCGCGATCATCGGTGCCCTGCTCGGCCATATCTTCATGGATATCACGCCGTCGTACCTGTCGGTGTTTGGTATGCTGGCCCTGGCAGGGGTCGCCGTGAACGATACGTTGGTGATGGTCGACTACGTGAACCAGAAGCGTTCGGAAGGTGCCAGCTTGAAAGAAGCGGCCCTGCAAGCCGGTGCGCGTCGTTTCCGTCCGATCATGCTCACCTCGGTGACCACCTTTGTCGGGCTCGTGCCGCTGCTGATGGACAAGTCGCTGCAAGCTCAGTTCCTGATCCCGATGGCGGCGTCGCTCGCGTTCGGGGTGATGTTCGCCACCGTGGTGACGTTGTTCCTCATCCCATGTGCCCAGCTGGCCGCCGACGACGTGGGGCAGACGCTCGGCGCGATCAAACGCTGGTACTTCCGCCCGTTCGTTTCCGAATCGGACGACGAGCCGAATCGGATCACTAGTCGCCCACGCCGCGACGGAAGGTTTTCAGCCGATGCAATGGGACGATCCTGA
- a CDS encoding efflux RND transporter periplasmic adaptor subunit, protein MTTSSHKSFSLLGLLLRLAIPCVILAAGVVGFQVLSAKVEQPPRQEPKKVLLRTRVEEMHTTDYPVVVHTHAVVQAHNQVTLTAQVSGTVAQISPSFEVGAYFSKGDVLVEIDPTDYETALAVAESELDAAKSNLKLARLVHERKLRLVESNAVSQGEVETASASKDQAEANVSLAEIAVEAARLNLSRTKIIAPFDGRVMSKLVGIGQLAGANTPLGEVFAVDYVEIRLPISGEQRAFLELPEFSEDAPLVVELRDGILQGSDTVWEGKIVRTEGVLDENSRDLFAIARVEDPFGRLAKKRPLRVGQPVIASITGKTLKDVVALPRGAVRQLDQIVLVNQEDQTLLPMKIDAVWSDAEKVIVPASVIPPGMWLATTPMAFTPKGAKIEIIPSADPSISIAESTSNENDTKATN, encoded by the coding sequence ATGACAACGTCCTCACACAAATCTTTTTCCCTTCTAGGACTGCTGCTGCGGCTGGCGATTCCGTGCGTGATTCTGGCGGCTGGTGTCGTCGGTTTTCAGGTCCTTTCGGCGAAGGTCGAGCAGCCACCGCGACAAGAACCGAAGAAGGTCTTGCTGCGGACGCGCGTCGAAGAGATGCACACCACCGACTACCCCGTCGTGGTTCACACGCACGCGGTTGTGCAGGCCCACAACCAGGTGACCCTGACCGCGCAGGTCTCGGGAACTGTGGCGCAGATCAGCCCATCGTTCGAGGTGGGGGCATACTTCTCGAAAGGTGACGTGCTGGTTGAAATCGACCCGACCGATTACGAAACCGCCCTGGCCGTCGCCGAGTCGGAACTAGACGCCGCCAAGTCGAACTTGAAACTCGCCCGGCTGGTGCACGAACGCAAGCTGCGGCTGGTCGAATCGAACGCCGTCTCGCAAGGGGAAGTCGAAACGGCTTCCGCCAGTAAAGATCAGGCCGAAGCCAACGTCTCGCTCGCCGAGATCGCCGTGGAAGCCGCCAGGTTGAATCTCTCGCGCACCAAGATCATCGCGCCGTTTGACGGCCGCGTGATGTCGAAGCTGGTGGGTATCGGTCAACTGGCCGGAGCCAACACGCCGCTGGGTGAAGTCTTCGCGGTCGATTACGTCGAGATCCGTTTGCCGATCTCAGGCGAGCAGCGAGCCTTCCTGGAGTTGCCGGAGTTTTCCGAAGATGCTCCCCTGGTGGTCGAGCTTCGCGATGGCATCCTGCAAGGGAGCGACACCGTTTGGGAAGGGAAGATCGTCCGGACCGAAGGGGTGCTCGACGAGAACTCGCGCGACTTGTTCGCGATTGCCCGGGTCGAAGATCCCTTCGGCCGACTTGCCAAGAAACGCCCCCTGCGGGTTGGACAGCCGGTGATCGCTTCGATTACCGGCAAAACGTTGAAAGATGTGGTGGCACTGCCGCGCGGGGCGGTGCGACAACTCGATCAGATCGTGCTGGTGAACCAGGAAGATCAAACCTTGCTGCCGATGAAGATCGACGCAGTCTGGTCCGACGCCGAGAAGGTGATCGTGCCAGCTTCGGTGATCCCGCCTGGCATGTGGCTGGCCACGACGCCAATGGCCTTCACGCCGAAAGGTGCCAAGATCGAGATTATCCCGTCGGCCGATCCGTCGATTTCGATCGCCGAGTCGACTTCGAACGAAAACGATACCAAAGCCACCAACTAA
- a CDS encoding DUF1559 domain-containing protein, with translation MILPQSGPTAGVRRSAFTLVELLVVIAIIGVLIALLLPAVQQAREAARRTECRNNLKQLALASLTFHDTFGSFQAGDISADANCGNGNSFTYNSGVSSLGLLLPYVEQDALYNQMDSWKSMEQRRAGAKGTASWCYGNDGDWMYHWYYNYDPGTNAAAKIKVNAFTCPSDTFRGDSSFLNLQANCEDGGGEGAKCSSTGSGYGFSGYVTGNGDYQFTSYLPTGGYLGRLENQQSRYAGIFGSWTKVGLRDVTDGSSNTFLYGEATGGDGNNYFWLGAGPLPTGWGLKGPREASWYHNTSEHPGGVQFAMADGSVQFIPLTIDFSTYVYLSACADGRVIGDY, from the coding sequence ATGATTTTGCCTCAATCAGGACCTACTGCCGGTGTGCGCCGATCTGCCTTTACGCTGGTCGAACTTCTGGTGGTGATCGCCATTATTGGCGTGTTGATCGCTCTTCTCTTGCCCGCGGTACAACAGGCTCGTGAAGCAGCTCGTCGAACCGAGTGCCGGAACAACCTCAAGCAGCTCGCCTTGGCTTCGCTTACGTTCCACGACACGTTCGGTTCATTCCAAGCCGGTGATATTTCGGCTGATGCCAACTGTGGCAATGGAAACTCGTTCACGTACAACAGCGGTGTGAGCTCGCTCGGTCTGTTGTTGCCTTACGTTGAGCAAGACGCTCTCTACAACCAGATGGATTCTTGGAAGTCCATGGAACAGCGTCGCGCTGGTGCCAAGGGTACGGCCTCGTGGTGCTACGGCAACGACGGCGACTGGATGTACCACTGGTACTACAACTACGATCCCGGCACCAATGCTGCCGCGAAGATCAAGGTCAACGCATTCACCTGCCCTTCGGATACCTTCCGCGGCGACTCGTCCTTCTTGAACCTGCAAGCCAACTGCGAAGATGGTGGTGGTGAAGGTGCCAAGTGTTCGTCGACCGGTTCGGGCTATGGCTTCTCGGGTTATGTGACCGGCAACGGCGACTACCAGTTCACCAGCTACCTGCCAACGGGCGGCTACCTGGGTCGTCTGGAAAACCAGCAGAGCCGTTACGCTGGTATCTTCGGAAGCTGGACCAAAGTTGGTCTGCGTGACGTGACCGACGGTTCGAGCAATACGTTCCTGTACGGTGAAGCGACCGGCGGCGACGGCAACAACTACTTCTGGCTCGGTGCCGGCCCACTGCCAACCGGCTGGGGTCTGAAGGGGCCACGCGAAGCTTCGTGGTACCACAACACCTCGGAACACCCAGGTGGCGTTCAGTTCGCAATGGCTGACGGTTCGGTTCAGTTCATTCCGCTGACGATCGACTTCAGCACCTACGTCTACCTGTCGGCATGTGCCGATGGCCGCGTGATTGGCGATTATTAA
- a CDS encoding DUF1559 domain-containing protein — MRISSRTGFTLVELLVVIAIIGVLIALLLPAVQQAREAARRMQCTNHQKQLGIALHNYHDTHNAFPALRAGNPQGASSYAGNNRLNARFALLPFMEQSALYDKGMASAVGPYDSSDAVWQSTVSSYLCPSNAGPEQSPEAPTQTAGIADYYFFVGDRPYRSYPGGTYTSGTMNSGVFLNDAWSKMSSITDGTSNTMGISEGVRPQSNRSYGAVVTKPGSTSWYPVALTPLLNKQTKEYISTVGVFSSQPLRGFRAWDGAILFTAVMAATPPNSVLISDGTSHGGSQYLLSPTSYHPGGVNVGLMDGSVRFISETVDTGNQGSGYRGYPDTGSASPYGVWGAMSTKSAGEAVSYNN, encoded by the coding sequence ATGAGAATCTCAAGCCGAACCGGTTTCACACTGGTTGAGTTACTTGTGGTGATTGCCATCATCGGGGTGTTGATCGCCTTGCTGCTGCCCGCCGTGCAACAAGCACGGGAAGCAGCTCGCCGGATGCAATGCACCAACCATCAAAAGCAGTTGGGTATCGCACTGCACAACTATCACGACACCCACAACGCGTTTCCCGCGCTGCGTGCCGGGAACCCTCAAGGGGCCTCTTCCTACGCAGGTAACAATCGTTTAAATGCCCGCTTCGCGCTGCTTCCGTTCATGGAACAGTCCGCGCTGTACGACAAGGGGATGGCTTCCGCGGTCGGTCCGTACGATTCCAGCGACGCTGTCTGGCAAAGCACCGTCAGCTCGTACTTGTGCCCCAGCAATGCCGGTCCAGAACAGTCGCCAGAAGCTCCGACTCAGACCGCAGGGATCGCCGACTATTACTTCTTCGTCGGCGATCGTCCTTACCGCTCGTACCCAGGGGGTACCTATACCTCCGGCACGATGAACTCCGGCGTGTTCCTGAACGATGCCTGGTCGAAGATGTCGTCGATCACCGACGGCACCAGCAACACGATGGGGATCTCGGAAGGGGTTCGTCCGCAAAGCAATCGCAGCTACGGCGCGGTGGTGACCAAGCCTGGTTCGACCAGCTGGTACCCAGTCGCTTTAACGCCGCTGCTGAATAAGCAGACCAAGGAATACATCTCGACGGTCGGTGTCTTCAGCAGCCAGCCTCTACGTGGCTTCCGAGCATGGGATGGGGCGATCCTCTTCACCGCGGTGATGGCCGCCACACCTCCGAACTCGGTGTTGATCTCGGACGGAACCAGCCATGGTGGCAGCCAGTACCTGCTGTCGCCTACCAGTTATCACCCAGGCGGCGTCAATGTTGGCCTGATGGATGGCTCGGTGCGGTTCATTTCTGAAACGGTCGATACCGGCAACCAGGGTTCCGGCTATCGCGGCTATCCCGACACCGGATCGGCCAGCCCTTACGGCGTGTGGGGTGCCATGAGCACCAAGTCGGCCGGCGAAGCGGTGAGTTACAACAACTAA
- a CDS encoding DUF1559 domain-containing protein: MSKTRGFTLVELLVVIAIIGVLIALLLPAVQQAREAARRMQCNNQLKQLGLALHNYHDTFGSLVYRKGGTESPSGTTDYNLSNFGRRSGFVSLLPFFEQNALWEQIKSGGTNLSNTGDHRNPEGPSGWQAGWAGWRNAPDMLVCPSDAGVPDNNGPYNSYGFVIGDRMDGATNDMNPRGIFGRVRTTRFAEITDGTSNTLMMSERLCEAATPRPSAGHTAGNDEIQYKLAVAVGVSGTKASPNVCYTAVSGRYYTSGTLVQGRWGVAWTDAQPMYVGLTTILPPNAPACTDDTGNNGDRNDVCIPPNSEHPGGVNALYADGSVHFITETIDTGNLSVSQPASGPSNYGVWGALGSKSGGEPLSAP, from the coding sequence ATGTCGAAAACACGCGGATTTACGCTCGTCGAGCTGTTGGTTGTGATCGCGATTATTGGCGTCTTGATTGCCTTGCTGTTGCCAGCCGTGCAACAGGCCCGCGAGGCAGCTCGCCGGATGCAGTGCAACAACCAGTTGAAGCAGTTGGGTCTGGCCCTGCACAACTATCACGACACCTTTGGTTCGCTCGTCTATCGCAAAGGGGGCACCGAGAGCCCGTCCGGCACGACCGATTACAACCTCTCGAATTTCGGACGACGCAGCGGATTTGTTTCGTTGTTGCCGTTCTTTGAACAGAACGCGCTGTGGGAACAAATCAAGTCAGGCGGTACCAATCTGTCGAACACCGGCGATCACCGTAACCCGGAAGGTCCTTCCGGCTGGCAGGCGGGCTGGGCTGGCTGGCGGAACGCTCCTGACATGCTCGTATGTCCTTCCGATGCCGGCGTTCCTGACAACAACGGTCCTTACAACAGCTATGGCTTTGTGATCGGCGACCGGATGGATGGTGCCACCAACGACATGAACCCACGCGGGATCTTCGGTCGGGTACGCACGACCCGCTTCGCCGAAATCACCGACGGTACCAGCAACACGCTGATGATGAGCGAACGCCTTTGCGAAGCCGCCACGCCACGTCCTTCCGCAGGGCATACGGCCGGCAACGACGAGATCCAGTACAAGCTGGCCGTTGCCGTCGGTGTCTCCGGCACGAAGGCTTCACCCAATGTTTGTTACACGGCGGTCAGTGGTCGCTACTACACTTCGGGCACCCTCGTCCAAGGACGCTGGGGTGTGGCGTGGACTGATGCCCAGCCGATGTATGTCGGCCTGACCACCATCCTGCCACCAAACGCTCCGGCATGCACCGACGACACGGGTAACAACGGCGATCGCAACGACGTCTGCATTCCGCCCAACAGCGAACACCCAGGCGGTGTGAACGCGTTGTACGCCGATGGTTCGGTTCACTTCATTACCGAAACGATCGACACCGGCAACCTGAGCGTCTCACAGCCTGCCAGCGGTCCTAGCAACTACGGCGTCTGGGGTGCCCTCGGCTCGAAGTCGGGCGGCGAACCCTTGAGCGCTCCTTAG
- a CDS encoding carboxypeptidase-like regulatory domain-containing protein yields MNVLESRLARVAFCFVASLPLWSGCSFGPAGPGTVPVSGKVTYDGKPVEAAIVQFKPNGGEKAEGAVGRTNAEGQFEMTTREFSGVMPGKYQVTVFKYESTKPAAKPPAASENEEEAYTPPNDNARPAPGPKNLLPAKYAQPDKSGLTAEVTVGGANEFLLELVD; encoded by the coding sequence ATGAACGTTCTTGAATCTCGCCTCGCGCGTGTTGCGTTTTGCTTTGTCGCCAGCTTGCCACTCTGGTCGGGCTGCAGCTTTGGCCCCGCCGGTCCTGGCACGGTGCCGGTCTCGGGCAAGGTGACCTACGATGGCAAACCGGTCGAAGCGGCGATCGTGCAGTTCAAGCCCAACGGTGGCGAAAAGGCCGAAGGGGCAGTGGGTCGAACCAATGCCGAAGGGCAGTTCGAGATGACAACCCGCGAGTTCTCCGGCGTCATGCCAGGCAAGTACCAGGTCACCGTCTTCAAGTACGAATCGACCAAACCTGCCGCTAAGCCGCCAGCCGCCAGCGAGAACGAAGAAGAGGCATACACGCCGCCGAACGACAACGCCCGACCAGCCCCAGGTCCGAAGAACTTGCTTCCGGCCAAGTATGCTCAGCCTGACAAATCAGGTCTGACGGCCGAAGTCACTGTGGGAGGCGCGAACGAGTTCCTCCTGGAACTGGTCGACTAA